DNA sequence from the Nicotiana tomentosiformis chromosome 3, ASM39032v3, whole genome shotgun sequence genome:
TAGTAATCCTCCTCAAATTGCATTTTACCTTCATTGTTTTTTGCCAGCTTTATCATAAATTGACTAGTTTTACGTTGGCGGTCAACTTTTTGTAACCTGCGACCATAACTTATTTGGAATTGTGATAGAGTTagtgttgttcttgttgttgttattaaccTGTCTTGCAATATTGTGAAAAATGGGTGGTGAAGTATCTAAGGTAAATGCCTCACCAACTAGGATCCCCCCAAAATTCCTTTATCGCTTAGATGACATAAAAAAAAGGCGTATCAACGGACGAACGTCCAAACAGTCTACACCTTCTAAGAAAGAATTGCTTTCTGATCATGTCATAGACGAGTATGAGAAAGAAAGTCTAAGAAAGGAGGAGTCTGTTTATAAGGATATGAAAAAGGTAGAAGCAGAAAAGGAAAGGGTAGCAAAATTGATAGAAGCAATtgttgaggaagaagaagaaggggaACATGGAGATGTTGAAGATGATGACAATTATAAAGATGATGATAGGGTGATTAAGCGTCATGTTGAGGAGGATAATTGTCCTGGTTCACCAAGTTTTAGAGTTTACTTCACAAATAACAATGTTGAAGACAGGAAGAACGCAGTTAATATTGGTATGTTTTCTTTAAGTAATTATCAAGAGATAGCAATCATAACACTATAATTCCATAGAAATGACATTTTATATGACTtacttaaaagaaaaaataatattgtatagTCTCtttcaaaataataggaaaaaaatatatattttatatacttttgcGGTTGTAGGATATAAATAACTTCGGTCGCGGTTTGCCCATACTTAAATGTATATATGGATCTTTTGCCACATGTAAAATAAAATTTTCCCAACCGGAAAGAGGACTCTCCTAGCTCTATCTTAGAATTTGTGTTTCgtgattcatgatgtaaatagtATTAACGCAATCTGTTCACTTAAAAGATTGTTTAGATATATCTATTTAATAATATTGATTTGTATCCTAAAATAAATGAGAATTGGCATGTTAGAGCAAGTTAAATTACACTGATAATGTCAAAAATTAATTCTAAGGTCAGTGTATATAGCTTTAAACTTTTTTCCTTCTTACCATTTATGTGCCATGCAGGTAAGAAGGATGTATGTAAGGACACAACCCCAATTGCAGCTACCACACCAACTGTACCTATGGCTGCTACCATACAACCATTAACAAAGGTATGCATGTGATTCTTTCAGTCAAATGTAAATGGTTTGGAATATTATCTTCCTTCGTATATACACAAACCAAAGATGAAAGATGAACAAAAACTGGAATAGCAAAACATAAACAGAACCAAACAGTATTTGGCATATAACAAACCAAAAAGATTGATATCATTGTCCCACATTTCATACAGGAGCCCGTGGTCAAGGAGAAAGAAAGGAAGAGGAAGAGTTTTAGAAGAGCGCTGCCTAAGAATCTGTTGAACGTTCGATCATGTTGCTCTGCAGCTCACTCCTCCCCCGACCGCGCCCATCTTCTTCCCGGAAAAGCACCAGCTTGATCACTCACcagatttgtttttttttttttaattatcctTTATTCTTTATTGGCTATATTGTCTCCTTGTAAACTGGATGTATATGAAAATCAGTAAATTAAGAACTCAGCTTAATATTATCaaacagaaaaagaaaacacAAAGACCAATTGATTCCAAGCAAGGGATTCCAAGTTACAGTTTGTTGCTAAAGACCAATCGATAAATGCCACGAGCATGCACACACACCACATTATGGTGGATAAGCATGCTAACAAAAGAGTTAGTATGAAGATGGAGAGGACCAATC
Encoded proteins:
- the LOC104111016 gene encoding uncharacterized protein isoform X2; translated protein: MGGEVSKVNASPTRIPPKFLYRLDDIKKRRINGRTSKQSTPSKKELLSDHVIDEYEKESLRKEESVYKDMKKVEAEKERVAKLIEAIVEEEEEGEHGDVEDDDNYKDDDRVIKRHVEEDNCPGSPSFRVYFTNNNVEDRKNAVNIGKKDVCKDTTPIAATTPTVPMAATIQPLTKPVVKEKERKRKSFRRALPKNLLNVRSCCSAAHSSPDRAHLLPGKAPA
- the LOC104111016 gene encoding uncharacterized protein isoform X1; translated protein: MGGEVSKVNASPTRIPPKFLYRLDDIKKRRINGRTSKQSTPSKKELLSDHVIDEYEKESLRKEESVYKDMKKVEAEKERVAKLIEAIVEEEEEGEHGDVEDDDNYKDDDRVIKRHVEEDNCPGSPSFRVYFTNNNVEDRKNAVNIGKKDVCKDTTPIAATTPTVPMAATIQPLTKEPVVKEKERKRKSFRRALPKNLLNVRSCCSAAHSSPDRAHLLPGKAPA